GATCACCAGATCTGCCCCTGGCACCAGGCGTTCCACGAGGCTGCGGCTGCTCACCAGGTTCACCAGCCGGCCGCGGCGGTCCGCCTCCAGCTGGCGCAGCCGCTGGGGTGAGCGATCGAGCAGGAACACCTCCGCGTCCATGGCAGCAGCGATGCGGGCGGCGTTCCAACCCACCGTTCCGGCACCCAGAACCACCACCCGCGCCGGTCGCACGCCCGTGCAGCCCCCCATCAGGATGCCCCGACCGCCATGGGGCTGTTCCAGCAGGTGGGCACCCACCTGGGCGGCCAGACGGCCGGCGATCTCGCTCATCGGGGCCAGCAGGGGCAGGCTGGTGTCCTCGAGCTGCACCGTTTCATAGGCGAGGGAGGTGGTGCCGGCCTCCAGCAGAGCCCGGCCCACATCCGGGTAGGCGGCCAGGTGCAGGTAGGTGAACAGCACCAGATCACTGCGCAGGAAGCCGAATTCCTCCGGCTGGGGTTCCTTCACCTTCACCACCAGATGGGCCGCCCAGGCCTCCTCCTGATCCACCAGGCGGGCACCGGCGGCGGTGAAGTCGGTGTCGGCGATGCCCGCCCCCAGCCCCGCGCCGGCCTCCACCCGCACCTCCATGCCCTGGGACACCAGCTCCCGCACCCCGTCGGGGGTGAGGGCCACCCGGCGCTCGTCGCGCTTGATCTCTCGGGGCACCCCGATGCTCGCCATGGGGGCGGTGAGCGGCGGAGCCGAAGCCTGGGAGGCCATCAAACGCAGGAGGTGCTGCTCCAGCCTGGCTCAGCCGGCGGCGATCGGCATGCGCCAACCGCTGTCGAAGGCATGACCGCTCACCTTCAGCACCGGCGCAGCCTGGCGCCGCTTGAACTCAGCCCGCCGCAACAGGCGGGCCACCTGCTCTGCCATCGGGCCGAAACGGGGGTCCACGGCCAGCTCCTCGACGCTGCGGCGCTCTTCCACCAGCGCTTCGAGCAGGGGATCCAGCCGGTCGTACTCCGGCAGGGAGTCGCTGTCGCGCTGATCCGGGCGCAGTTCGGCGCTGGGGGGTTTGGCGCGGATCGCCCTGCCCACCAGCTCCCCCTCCGCGGGCAGGCCGAGCTCCAGGCGGCAGGCGCTGGCTTCGGGGCTGTCCAGCCAGGCCGCCAGGGCGAACACGGTGCTCTTGTAGAGGTCGCCGATCACGGAGAGCCCGCCGTTCATGTCGCCGTAGAGGGTGCAGTAGCCCACGGCCAGCTCGGATTTGTTGCCGGTGGAGAGCAGCAGCTGGCCTTCCTGATTGGCCACGGCCATCAGCAGGGTGCCGCGGATGCGTGACTGCAGGTTCTCCGCCGTCAGCCCGGTGGGGGCATGGCCGAGGGCCGGCTGCAGGGCCGCATCGAAGCCGGCCATCAGCGGCCCGATCGGCACGGTGCTGACGCGCAGGCCGAGGCGCTGCGCAAGCGCGCTGGCATCATCGACCGAGCCGGCCGAGCTCCAGGGCGAGGGCATCAGCAGGGCTCGCACGGCGGCGGGTCCCAGGGCGGCGGTGGCGATCACCGCCACCAGAGCCGAATCGATGCCGCCGCTGAGCCCCAGCAGGCCACACTGGAATCCGCATTTGCGGGCGTAGTCGCGGACGCCCAGCACCAGAGCCCGGAACACCTGCTCCATCGGTGGCGGCAGGGCCGGGGCGGGGAGGCTCGGGTCTGGGGACGTCGTGGTGGGGCTCCAGATCTCGAGCCCTTCCCGGCAGCTGGGCAGCTGGCAGGCCACCGCCCCACTGGACTCCACCACGAAGCTGGCGCCGTCGAAGACCAGCTCGTCGTTGCCCCCCACCTGGTTCACGTACACCACCGGGCAGCCCAGCCGCTGGGCTGCCCTGGCGGCCAGGGCGTGGCGCAGCTCCGTCTTGGCCGGGCTGAAGGGTGAGGCGGAGAGGTTGATCAGCAGCTCCACCTGCAGGCCCCGCAGGGCGGCCACCGGATCGGGACCGGCCAGCCGCTGGCCCTGCAG
This sequence is a window from Cyanobium sp. PCC 7001. Protein-coding genes within it:
- the ald gene encoding alanine dehydrogenase, which translates into the protein MASQASAPPLTAPMASIGVPREIKRDERRVALTPDGVRELVSQGMEVRVEAGAGLGAGIADTDFTAAGARLVDQEEAWAAHLVVKVKEPQPEEFGFLRSDLVLFTYLHLAAYPDVGRALLEAGTTSLAYETVQLEDTSLPLLAPMSEIAGRLAAQVGAHLLEQPHGGRGILMGGCTGVRPARVVVLGAGTVGWNAARIAAAMDAEVFLLDRSPQRLRQLEADRRGRLVNLVSSRSLVERLVPGADLVIGAVLTPGGRAPTLVEEALVETMKPGSVIVDVAIDQGGCIATSRETTHTEPVHAVHGVQHYAVGNMPGAVPFTSTEALVSVTLPYILVMAGRGLAEAVTDRPELLSGLNTVDGAVCHPGVAKALGVAPRHPMACLR
- a CDS encoding NAD+ synthase, producing the protein MRLALAQLNPLVGDLAGNAERILRAWRKAAAAGADLVLTPELSLWGYPPRDLLLHPARLAAQTTVLDQLAGALAGQANAPALLVGIAETSGSRELPNLHNALALVDSCGWRVVARKQLLPTYDVFDEQRYFRPGSEPAVLELRRGERPWRLGLTVCEDLWVEEELQGQRLAGPDPVAALRGLQVELLINLSASPFSPAKTELRHALAARAAQRLGCPVVYVNQVGGNDELVFDGASFVVESSGAVACQLPSCREGLEIWSPTTTSPDPSLPAPALPPPMEQVFRALVLGVRDYARKCGFQCGLLGLSGGIDSALVAVIATAALGPAAVRALLMPSPWSSAGSVDDASALAQRLGLRVSTVPIGPLMAGFDAALQPALGHAPTGLTAENLQSRIRGTLLMAVANQEGQLLLSTGNKSELAVGYCTLYGDMNGGLSVIGDLYKSTVFALAAWLDSPEASACRLELGLPAEGELVGRAIRAKPPSAELRPDQRDSDSLPEYDRLDPLLEALVEERRSVEELAVDPRFGPMAEQVARLLRRAEFKRRQAAPVLKVSGHAFDSGWRMPIAAG